The following are encoded together in the Dyella terrae genome:
- a CDS encoding DUF3617 domain-containing protein encodes MKPIRQAVPGRRGHTVTRALAVLVLLAAAFVGEPGHADPGDFQAMPGLWKIVTRVFDHGKEGPSQITWHCVDESPDPWVEFAQLPVPGYAQCERADQHRSSTALSWTLQCQGLVDAARGRVKFDSAEHYTAGVSIKGQDVVQVEGRRYAACTSPRD; translated from the coding sequence ATGAAACCGATCCGCCAAGCCGTTCCTGGCCGCCGAGGCCACACCGTCACCCGCGCGCTTGCCGTGCTGGTGTTGCTGGCTGCCGCGTTCGTGGGTGAGCCGGGTCATGCCGATCCAGGCGATTTCCAGGCCATGCCCGGCCTGTGGAAGATCGTCACGCGGGTGTTCGATCACGGCAAGGAAGGCCCGTCGCAGATCACCTGGCATTGCGTGGACGAAAGTCCGGACCCGTGGGTCGAATTCGCCCAACTACCTGTGCCGGGCTATGCGCAATGCGAACGCGCCGATCAGCATCGTAGCAGCACGGCGCTGAGCTGGACGCTGCAGTGTCAGGGGTTGGTGGACGCGGCGCGTGGGCGGGTGAAGTTTGATTCGGCGGAGCATTACACCGCGGGGGTCAGTATCAAGGGGCAGGATGTGGTGCAGGTGGAGGGGCGCCGCTATGCGGCGTGTACGAGTCCGAGGGACTGA